Proteins encoded by one window of Melospiza georgiana isolate bMelGeo1 chromosome 18, bMelGeo1.pri, whole genome shotgun sequence:
- the ANAPC7 gene encoding anaphase-promoting complex subunit 7 codes for MSVVEHVREMAAAGLHSNVRLLSGLLLTMSGNNPELFSPSQKYQLLVYHADSLFHDKEYRNAVSKYTMALQQKKALSKTSKVRPSTGNAASTPQSQCLPSEIEVKYKMAECYTMLKQDKDAIAILDGIPSRQRTPKINMMLANLYKKAGQERSSVTSYKEVLRQCPLALDAILGLLSLSVKGAEVASMTINIIQSIPNLDWLSVWIKAYAFVHTGDNTRAINTICSLEKKSLLRDNVDLLGSLADLYFRAGDNKNSILKFEQAQMLDPYLIKGMDVYGYLLAREGRLEDVENLGCRLFNISDQHAEPWVVSGCHSFYSKRYSRALYLGAKAIQLNSNSVQALLLKGAALRNMGRVQEAIIHFREAIRLAPCRLDCYEGLIECYLASNSIREAMVMANNVYKTLGANAQTLTLLATVCLEDPVTQEKAKTLLDKALTQRPDYIKAVVKKAELLSREQKYEDGIALLRNALANQSDCVLHRILGDFLVAVNEYQEAMDQYSIALSLDPNDQKSLEGLQKMEKEESPTDATQEEDVDDMEGSGEEGDLEGSDSEAAQWADQEQWFGMQ; via the exons ATGAGTGTGGTGGAGCACGTGCGCGAGATGGCGGCCGCCGGGCTGCACTCGAACGTGCGGCTGCTCAGCGGGCTGCTCCTCACCATGAGCGGCAACAACCC GGAGCTGTTCTCTCCCTCTCAGAAGTACCAGCTCCTTGTGTACCATGCAGACTCCCTGTTCCACGACAAGGAGTACAGGAATGCTGTCAGCAAGTACACCATGGCCTTACAGCAGAAAAAAGCCTTAAGTAAAACCTCCAAAGTCAGGCCTTCCACTGGGAATGCTGCATCCACACCCCAGAGCCAG tgtttACCATCAGAAATTGAAGTGAAATACAAAATGGCTGAATGTTACACAATGCTGAAGCAAGATAAAGATGCCATTGCTATTCTTGATGGGATTCCTTCCAGGCAGAGAACTCCAAAG atcAACATGATGCTGGCAAACCTGTACAAGAAGGCCGGCCAGGAGCGCTCCTCGGTGACGAGCTACAAGGAGGTGCTGAGGCAGTGTCCCTTGGCCCTGGATGCCATCCTGG GTTTGCTCTCACTGTCAGTGAAGGGAGCAGAAGTGGCCTCCATGACCATCAACATCATCCAGAGCATTCCCAACCTGGACTGGCTCTCGGTGTGGATCAAGGCTTACGCCTTTGTGCATACTGGAGACAACACCAGAGCCATAAACACCATTTG CTCTTTAGAGAAGAAGTCATTGCTGAGGGATAATGTGGACTTGCTGGGGAGCTTAGCAGACCTGTACTTCAGAGCTGGAGATAATAAAAACTCTATCCTGAAATTTGAACAAGCACAAATGCTGGATCCTTACCTAATAAAAG GAATGGATGTTTATGGTTATTTATTGGCACGGGAGGGTCGGCTGGAGGATGTGGAGAACTTGGGCTGCCGGCTCTTCAACATTTCTGACCAGCATGCAGAGCCCTGGGTGGTGTCTGG GTGTCACAGTTTCTACAGCAAACGCTACTCCCGTGCCTTGTACCTGGGAGCCAAAGCAATCCAGCTGAACAGCAACAGtgtgcaggctctgctgctgaaggGAGCTGCCCTGAGGAACATGGGCCGGGTGCAGGAGGCCATCATCCACTTCAGGGAGGCCATCAGGCTGGCGCCCTGCCGCCTGGACTGCTACGAGg GTCTCATCGAGTGTTACCTGGCGTCCAACAGCATCCGTGAGGCCATGGTGATGGCAAACAACGTGTACAAAACCCTGGGGGCAAACGCACAgaccctcaccctgctggccacagtCTGCCTGGAGGACCCAGTCACgcaggaaaaggcaaaaacatTGCTGGACAAAGCTCTCACACAAAGACCTGACTACATTAAAGCTGTGGTAAAGAAAGCAGAACTTCTCA GCAGAGAGCAGAAGTATGAGGATGGGATTGCCCTGCTGAGGAATGCCCTGGCCAACCAGAGCGACTGCGTCCTGCACCGCATCCTGGGCGACTTCCTGGTGGCTGTCAACGAGTACCAGGAGGCCATGGACCAGTACAGCATTGCCCTGAG TTTGGATCCAAATGATCAGAAGTCACTGGAAGGattgcagaaaatggagaaagagGAAAGTCCAACAGATGCCACCCAGGAGGAAGATGTGGATGACATGGAGGGGAGTGGAGAAGAGGGGGACCTggagggcagtgacagtgaAGCAGCTCAGTGGGCAGATCAGGAACAGTGGTTTGGGATGCAGTAA